The stretch of DNA tatttattattacatatttaatcttaaaatattatcttGGTACAATTCTGTATATTTCAtagtatatgtaaattatttatattttagttgttactttaaataattatagattcataatttatgtaaaaatatatgttctagagatttatatatatatatgcacttatacaatattatatgactgtagaaaatatatatttattttaattactctaactatattttatctttttagagacatatatccatatataaaatattattattatgaaaaagaaaaaaaaacggAATTCGTACACtatctattaatatattattacatataaattattaatttaatccTTAGactacataaaaaataagtaaaaatacaagtgtatttattaataaattttgaatatgcatatttaaatatatctgaaattttaaattctagacacatttaagaaaaataataaaaaattaaatagttttaactattcatttaattatttgtatttagaGAAACGATGTTTTgaaataattacaaataaaCGATATTACTTAAAGATATCATTTCATTACATTTTTCCATATTCCTTTATAAATCATGGAATATGAAgaatttttgttaaaagtCATTTTACagtaaatatgttttataacaCATTTCTCATAAAACacattttatacattaaatattaaggtctctcaaataatatatatatatatataccaacTATACTAACCacgttcattttattttattatattcaaataagacacattttgttttaatttataaataataacacatttatttattataatatcaaATAATCGCCATAATATAGcaagataaaaaatagaaaaatactcttctttatttacaaattataaCACTTCAATTTAATATGTGGTATGtgctataaaatattatgtttaacattcattatttatttttcttaaatatttatttaaagataCAAGTTTACgttaaaacataatttttaattaaacttaaagtatatattaaaataaaaatactaaaacattaaaacataaaaattcaccaataagcaaaaaaaatatatgttttattgatatatatcaaaatgaCTAGGTACCTGTATCtgtacttatataatttaagcattatgtatacgtataaaaaaagtatatatctAAAGATATTACTTCTTATTAAAGatttctttaataaaattagcattttacatattattcatttaactGGGCCatcaatttaattttattatatttctccTTATTTGTAAGGATCTTAAAAATAActgtaattattaatataactaTTGCAATCAAAATTACGCCATATgctatgtaaaaaaaatgatgtcGAGCATTACCTATCACGGCGTTCAATGCTTTGTCCCACCAATCCTTTAACTTCAATGCTTCATAAATTCTATCTCCTGGTTGTggtaaacatttatatttttgtaatataggCATTCCTATTCCCACCAATAAAAtaggaataaatatataaacaatatatcggtattttctaaattttagtttttctGAAGCTATCGTGGCAATcatcctattttttttaatataatcatCATGATCTATTTTTTTGACCAATTTTCTTTCAAATTGGAAATGCTTTCCATCAAAGAatccattattataatcaataacttgtttataatattgccctttttttaatgaacttatattagaatttttgttttttacttTGGCCACTTTTTCACCAGTagatacatattttttttcgctCTCACCATTATTTGACATTTCTTTTAGCCAAACAATACCtgaattactattttttttactctttgATAGTAATCTACAagttcttttatttaatttcctAACATAGTTGTATTTTTCATCAATGCATTTGTTAAATGTACTCtacaaaaattaagaagaaattttgtatttaaaagaatatattatgtaattgCAAAAAAcggtattaaaaataaaacactaaaaatatgaatattactaatatacttaaataattttatcatacCTTATCAATGTAAAAAAGACCTGTCCAACTTAAAAggacaaaacaaaaaattttaacaaataatagagacttaatttttttccccataatttatatctttaatttAGTAATATATTCACTTAGATAATTATTAAGGATACCTATAATATACTTCTAAAGATAGcgattgttttatttatttaaaaaaaaaaattttagtatAGATTTATCAATACtaaaaataatgcatataactataatgcattttatatcatccataaaaaaaaaattaccttAAAAAGTTAATCTATAACTTTAATGTAAattttgatttaaaaaaaaataacttcattaaaataaaatgtttaaattaattcataattatacAAAACGTAGAATTGAACTATTTAATACAGTACACTaactaaataattttgttattaatattttttttataaaaaaatataaaaaaaaatatatgatttcttaaaataagGAATGTTTAAGCTTTATAGACAATACATAatgttcaaaatatatatataattcgcGCCTCTACATATTAAGATAATAATTACAGATTTTAAGTATGTTATcctataaataattataattttataaaagttatattttattaaaacctataattatagttaaaagatattaatttttatatcttaataataataataataatagtaatagtaataataaatgaaaaaataacatttcgtacaacattttttattgtattaattACAACAAGTGCTTGAGATGACATTTGTTCGCTCACAGCTTTTCACGATcagtaacatatataaaaaattgaatttataACGTATACTTATTGTCCTTaaggaaatataaattttaattagatccgaaaattacttttttaattttatatcattattttttaaaattataatttttatatgattttattttgtacCACAATTTTTGATAACAATAAtttctatttaattttattttgtatcattatttaaaagtgAAAAATCTTCACAAGTatctacatattttattatatttcatttcatttaaataaacttaattagtacaaatattaacatatacaaaatatagaGTTAACAGTAAAAgtagtaaaaattaatacattcAATTTCAGTAATTCagaaatatttcaaatgatgtaaatttacaaatacgaaaaatatatataagttttaatatgtacataacaaataaaaaaaaataacaatataatttaagaAGATATACCATTTAGTAATTTttctgattttttttataagtattatattattttatatttattgtctTTACACATACGTAGCTCAAGAGCATATATTAAAGTCATAACATAATCAAAAAACATaagcatataaataaataatactacattaaaaatacttttacaGTGATAAGCAATTATTTCCCAGCATTACGGTTCCTTCTGCATTGTAACACAAATAGTAATaactttataaatattaagtctccaaaaataattaaagttatatgaaatataatattatgtatttgttCCCTTACAAAGTTACTATACTTCCAAGGATGCAatctaaatatttacaaaaattaattatcaataaataaatatatatatatattttttttttttttttactcaaAATAATCTAACGCTTAAGAATCTGTTTtagttaaataattaaaattaaaaaaaataaaatatatgcatattatcACAGAATAACCTATTTTGttgtaaatacattttaattgttatttaatattatatactagttcatgttttaaaaataatatgaattaatacATTACTTCCTTATTTGCATGCAGAGTAAATACATAATAGtggtttaaaaataatttttcgtaAAGCTATCAAATACAGTAAACatcaaaaaataagtaaCCTTAAATTCTTATATTAATTCTAATATATGTACTAATAATTACAGAAATTCAACCATAAGATTTCATTAATTCTGGTACtatttaatgtattatattattctatttatatgaccttatattatttagttttattacaaagttattttttatatttcatcttaaaacatatattagtataattaatattaaaataagtatatcctaataatttttcatattttgtagcaagtaaaaaaaaatatttccattaattaatatatgtaattatgtatttcgataaataaattttgagCAACAGAAAACATTTCTATCGAAATGTGGCAATAGCCATATACAGaagtatatatgcatataataatttatactattttaaaGCTACTCACGGATATATaccataaatatttaatttttacccaatttatatatatattcaatattaAGTGTTATAAGGACATTTAACAGCATGTACTTACGAGAAACATAGAAACagcatataataattcatatattattagtgtTGATTTCTCCATATAttgtatttaatataaaaaaatattagcagcataattataaaattataacagcttatattagaaataaacAACAAAAGTaacacaataaaaaaaaaaaaaagatgctATCACTACtaacaattattttatttatagttttcattattttagataatctaaaagaaaaaaaaaaagacacaATACATATTTAAGGATATGTTTACACGATAATGCATATTTTGTCTATTATGGTtacttatatgtaattttttaatcataTCTACCTggatttttctttataaaaagaatatgaaCTTTATAgacaaataaatacataatggCGATTTAATATCAAAACATGATTATGATATATCTcaagttataatatatttatttaaggtaaaaaaacgataaaaaccatataaaataaatattggtgtattcaattattttatggtTCTCAAATAAATTCCTATGTAgttgataattttataatttctggAAATTAATACGTACTAATTGTAAATTATACTACTGATAAGtagaaacataaaaattttaattttttttctagatGTTTATTTTCAACGATCTgcataaataatgtaaagtCATTATGGGAGCTTCACAATCcatagtaatattaattttcttttaataaaactGAATATGTCAAtaaattatctatatattataaaaaaaaaataataatacaactAACATAAAAATCAATATCTAAATATTTcctaattatttttctttgaaTCTAGTTCTCAAAGGGAGAACGTCTAGAATTGAACAATTGGGTTACGTCACATAATATagtgaataaaataaaatatattataagtaaAACTAGTTCCTTAAGCAGAAATggtattaaaaaagaagtttTTCGGAAAGAATGCTTAAATTTGGTGAATTTTCTAATTATACAAAAGAATGCACGtccaaatattttatcacaAAGACGATGGGAAGTATTactaaaagaatttttaagTAGATACTTTAACAAGCCTACTAAACATGGAATATGtccttttatattaaaagaagatGAAAGAGACCTTTTAAGATTATCATATACAGCGCATGATTTCtgtgaagaaaaaaatagtcGTCTAAAATCTCTAAAACCCTATGAAACACcagatgaaaatttttacaaatgtaACCGTGAACCTGAATGTATAgataaatttaaagaatataatgcATGGATTCAAGAAAGAAGAGTAGgtttttatcaaaatagCATTTTTAAGAAATCCCTAGAAATACCACCACAAATCCATTTTCCAACAGACGAAAGATGTAATGTATTCAGGGATAAAACTTTTCATGAACTCGTAAGTGCAGACATGGATAAATTTCCATATTCTCAAGATTCGTATGAAGGAAAAGAAATTTGTACAGAAGATATACTAGAACAAAGTTCAACATCAGCTGCACATACGCAGATAGATAGAACTACTGTCGAACAAGAATCTCAATCTTCTGATAATTCTGAACATGATATACCTTTAGAAACTGAAGCTATTGAAGAAGAAATATCAAAAATTCAATCTGAAGACATTtccttaaaaaaagatataatattCCAAGTTCTCAAACATTTAGAAACTCCACAAGGAACAATACATCCTCTACttgaaaaaatgtttttaagtAATGATCTTAAATCTGATTTGTCAACATATAATGAATCCGTTGTTGTCCCAAATTCTATATTTCAATACCCACTCTCTATAATTACTTGTACCACTAATGCTctatttccctttttttgaCATAACTatactaaataatataatatttaaaatgtatttacagATCTAGGAGGAAATACAtccatcatatatatatcatcttttttaatattttttccaatagttatactatttttcctttttattaaagtaatataaattatatgtattatatatatgataaacaCACTATTActgtaataaatttttttataaatatctttttaCTATATTGCAGTACAATTTAACAaggatgataaaaaaaaaaaaacgataaaaaaaagacaagTAAAATTACTTAGAATAGTAACACCTTTACATGCTGCTAGAAAAAGTAAGTTTTTAACGCACGAACATGAGGAAGATTTCTTAcataatgatgaaaaaatcataaaaaacattaaaatacaTGAACATAACGTGAACAAAAACACCAAAATAtcaaagagaaaaaaggacAGAACAAAAACTATTATAGAAATACATATGGAAGTGCTCGAAGAATTCAGAAATGAAGAATGGAAATCCAGCAAAGGAgaatttttatcaatatgCATAGAACAGCTTACAAATGAGAAATACAATACACATTCTCATTTAACAAAAGATGAACtaataatggaaaatattaaaagattgAATGATGTTGAACAACAAAAATTTCTATGGAATAAATGGATAGAAAGACATGGAAATCTTTcagaaattttgaaaaaagaaaattgttttaataatttgaaaaatgaatggaaaaaagaacTACAAGATTACGtcgaaaaaatgaaagaattagaaaaaaaatcctCTAATGAAAATCAcaacttttcatttttacgaagagaaaaagatatatggaAACAAtggatattaaaaaagggtACTATTGTAGAACAGTATTTGAAACAAGACTGgtttaaaaaattggaaGAGGAGTTACAGAATAGGTTATATACTTTCGAAATTGCAGAAACTATATATGATGtatcattaataaatatggaaGAATTGGTATACAAAGAATGTTAtcaagaattatataaatatgtaaaaaaaaaagtattagtAAAACTTTGTATACTCCTATTTATGATGGTATTAGAAGAATGCAAAAAAGaggagtatatatataatagggAATCATATTTTGACATTTCTATAAATGAATGGAAGACAGAAATGAATTTAGCGAAAAAATcagaaattgaaaaaaacataacTGATGTTAACAAAGATGTTTtggaaaataaagaaaatatgggGCATATAAGGGAAGACAActttaaaaaggaaatagaTAATTGGATAAGTAAAGACGATACAAATGTAAATTTCACAGTTAATGATGAGGAATTAGACAAAACTGTTATAACATcaggaaaatatattttataaattcatagatacacacacaaaaaatattctgatgatatttaatataaaaaatacgatgtccataaaaaatatttcttaaatattcGGATATCATGAGGGAACAAAGAAGCAGAATGTAATAAtcgataaaaagaaaaaatcatGCGTGATACATGATGAAAGAAATCaagattattataaaatattcctaatatatattaatttttttatttctgtaagcatatttataaaaaattaatattaattctttattcattaataatagaaatattttgttccatataaaaacaaatttaatttttttgtattaattattaaaatatcaaTTTTCGAAATTCTAagcaatattttttgtttgaaTCCATAATAACTAATTTTATCAGTAATACCCTaagttaaatttataatttgtaattttaaatgcatattaatttcatatatatacatatatgtattatattaatacattataatGAAGATCAGGTtccaataataataatattaaagagAAGATTGGTAACCCACAAAACgtttcatttaattatatgtatattattatttgttaattttttttat from Plasmodium malariae genome assembly, chromosome: 1 encodes:
- the PmUG01_01012500 gene encoding fam-m protein, whose amino-acid sequence is MGKKIKSLLFVKIFCFVLLSWTGLFYIDKSTFNKCIDEKYNYVRKLNKRTCRLLSKSKKNSNSGIVWLKEMSNNGESEKKYVSTGEKVAKVKNKNSNISSLKKGQYYKQVIDYNNGFFDGKHFQFERKLVKKIDHDDYIKKNRMIATIASEKLKFRKYRYIVYIFIPILLVGIGMPILQKYKCLPQPGDRIYEALKLKDWWDKALNAVIGNARHHFFYIAYGVILIAIVILIITVIFKILTNKEKYNKIKLMAQLNE
- the PmUG01_01012600 gene encoding STP1 protein codes for the protein MGASQSIFSKGERLELNNWVTSHNIVNKIKYIISKTSSLSRNGIKKEVFRKECLNLVNFLIIQKNARPNILSQRRWEVLLKEFLSRYFNKPTKHGICPFILKEDERDLLRLSYTAHDFCEEKNSRLKSLKPYETPDENFYKCNREPECIDKFKEYNAWIQERRVGFYQNSIFKKSLEIPPQIHFPTDERCNVFRDKTFHELVSADMDKFPYSQDSYEGKEICTEDILEQSSTSAAHTQIDRTTVEQESQSSDNSEHDIPLETEAIEEEISKIQSEDISLKKDIIFQVLKHLETPQGTIHPLLEKMFLSNDLKSDLSTYNESVVVPNSIFQYPLSIITLQFNKDDKKKKTIKKRQVKLLRIVTPLHAARKSKFLTHEHEEDFLHNDEKIIKNIKIHEHNVNKNTKISKRKKDRTKTIIEIHMEVLEEFRNEEWKSSKGEFLSICIEQLTNEKYNTHSHLTKDELIMENIKRLNDVEQQKFLWNKWIERHGNLSEILKKENCFNNLKNEWKKELQDYVEKMKELEKKSSNENHNFSFLRREKDIWKQWILKKGTIVEQYLKQDWFKKLEEELQNRLYTFEIAETIYDVSLINMEELVYKECYQELYKYVKKKVLVKLCILLFMMVLEECKKEEYIYNRESYFDISINEWKTEMNLAKKSEIEKNITDVNKDVLENKENMGHIREDNFKKEIDNWISKDDTNVNFTVNDEELDKTVITSGKYIL